One region of Rhodocaloribacter litoris genomic DNA includes:
- a CDS encoding IS4 family transposase, translating to MDTEAIPDLPEVDELSTWLVHELHDMALGDKRLDRRLLDTGAKLAARPSVSINQACADWADTKAAYRLFDNAKTTAEKIRAPHYRRTRERAQGHKRLFAIQDTTYLNYTHHPSTKGLGPIGTAQQNLSGIVMHTSLLMTEQGLPLGLAGQAIWVRPPTMHQRTADERRKLPIEEKESSKWLQALQQTQAVVPPEAQLITIGDSESDLFELFHQARTLETDLLVRAAQNRSVCAPEVGRLWEVMGRQAACGQLQVLVPARKGKPKRQASVTVRFAPVSLKAPRHLRKKMGDMPLYAVLVQEEAPPAEDPPLCWLLLSTVPVHRFADAVERIRWYGLRWQIEVYHKVLKSGCRVEKAPLAGVERLMPYLALFSIIAWRLFWMTLVARHAPDVPCTLVLAEHEWRALYAFHHKTQQVPARPPTVGQVVLWIARLGGFLARKSDGPPGVTVLWRGWQRLTDIASAWLVFHPS from the coding sequence ATGGATACGGAAGCAATCCCAGACCTCCCTGAGGTCGATGAACTCTCCACCTGGCTTGTGCATGAATTGCACGACATGGCGCTGGGCGACAAGCGCCTGGACCGGCGACTGCTCGACACCGGCGCCAAACTGGCGGCCAGGCCTTCGGTGTCGATCAATCAGGCCTGTGCGGATTGGGCCGACACCAAGGCCGCCTACCGGCTCTTCGACAATGCCAAAACGACCGCCGAGAAGATCCGGGCGCCCCATTATCGCCGTACGCGGGAGCGGGCCCAGGGGCACAAACGGCTCTTTGCCATTCAGGATACGACCTACCTGAACTATACCCATCATCCCAGTACAAAGGGGCTCGGACCCATCGGCACCGCGCAGCAGAACCTGTCCGGCATAGTCATGCACACCAGCCTGCTCATGACCGAGCAGGGCCTTCCGCTCGGATTGGCCGGTCAGGCCATCTGGGTGCGCCCCCCCACGATGCACCAGCGCACCGCAGACGAACGACGCAAGCTGCCCATCGAAGAGAAGGAAAGTTCCAAGTGGCTCCAGGCCCTGCAACAGACCCAGGCCGTCGTTCCCCCCGAGGCCCAGCTCATCACCATCGGCGACAGCGAGTCCGACCTTTTTGAGCTTTTTCACCAGGCCCGCACCCTGGAGACCGACCTGCTGGTGCGAGCCGCCCAGAACCGCTCCGTCTGTGCACCCGAAGTGGGGCGGCTCTGGGAGGTGATGGGCCGGCAAGCGGCGTGCGGGCAGTTGCAGGTGCTCGTCCCCGCCCGCAAAGGGAAGCCGAAACGCCAGGCCTCGGTCACGGTGCGCTTTGCGCCTGTGAGCTTGAAAGCCCCTCGGCACCTGCGCAAAAAGATGGGCGATATGCCGCTCTATGCGGTGCTGGTGCAAGAGGAGGCCCCGCCCGCGGAGGACCCGCCTTTGTGCTGGCTTCTTTTGAGCACGGTGCCGGTGCATCGTTTTGCCGACGCCGTGGAGCGGATCCGGTGGTACGGCCTGCGCTGGCAGATTGAGGTCTATCACAAGGTGCTCAAATCGGGATGCCGTGTGGAAAAAGCCCCGTTGGCCGGCGTGGAGCGTCTGATGCCCTATCTGGCCCTGTTCAGCATCATAGCCTGGCGTCTTTTCTGGATGACCCTGGTGGCCCGTCATGCGCCTGATGTGCCCTGCACGCTGGTGCTGGCCGAGCATGAGTGGCGGGCTCTGTATGCCTTCCACCACAAGACGCAGCAGGTGCCTGCCCGGCCGCCCACGGTGGGCCAGGTGGTCCTGTGGATCGCCCGGCTGGGCGGCTTTCTGGCTCGCAAAAGCGATGGGCCTCCGGGTGTCACTGTGCTCTGGCGCGGCTGGCAACGTCTCACCGATATCGCCTCCGCCTGGCTCGTCTTTCACCCCTCCTGA
- a CDS encoding OmpA/MotB family protein — MLRILPATACLSLLLMTGCVSPRLARQEAVIDSLRTVNAAYQAERLALEDSLAFYEAVRSGQYARDMEALRARINRLEYLLATCRDGGAGVATLLVDDLFAPGTATLTEGGRRRLTALAETLQVRYADRSFRVEGHADSIPPGPALRAVYPSNWELSAARAAAVVRHLVEAAGIEPARFEIVAYGDTRPVARNDDPLGRRRNRRIHIAVRP, encoded by the coding sequence ATGCTACGCATCCTTCCGGCAACGGCCTGCCTGTCGCTGCTCCTGATGACGGGGTGTGTGTCGCCCCGCCTGGCCCGGCAGGAAGCCGTCATAGATTCGCTTCGCACGGTGAATGCGGCCTACCAGGCGGAGCGCCTCGCCCTCGAAGACTCCCTCGCCTTCTACGAGGCCGTACGCTCCGGGCAATACGCGCGGGACATGGAGGCCCTGCGGGCGCGTATCAACCGGCTGGAGTACCTGCTGGCCACCTGCCGCGACGGCGGCGCCGGCGTGGCCACCCTGCTCGTAGACGACCTCTTTGCCCCCGGCACCGCCACGCTCACCGAAGGAGGCCGCAGGCGTCTCACCGCCCTCGCCGAGACCCTGCAGGTCCGGTATGCCGACCGCTCCTTCCGCGTCGAGGGCCATGCGGACAGCATCCCGCCGGGTCCCGCCCTCCGGGCCGTCTACCCGAGCAACTGGGAACTGTCCGCCGCCCGCGCCGCCGCCGTGGTGCGTCACCTCGTCGAAGCCGCCGGCATCGAGCCGGCACGCTTCGAGATCGTCGCCTACGGAGACACGCGCCCGGTGGCCCGCAACGACGACCCGCTCGGCCGCCGCCGCAACCGCCGTATCCACATCGCCGTGCGGCCATGA
- a CDS encoding choice-of-anchor B family protein has translation MTSPLFRLAVGAVLCCLSVPAGAQILSRPDYDAAARAKGATLQAVTGAEVRCAGGVAAGFPCSEVNLLSFLPIADLGGQAGVNLNDIWGWTDPASGREFALVGRTDGTAFVEVTDPVNPVYLGSLPLHAGARPSVWRDIKVYAGHAYVVADGAGAHGLQVFDLSRLLAVENPPVTFTEDAHYDGFGSAHNLVINEATGFAYAVGLSFGGATCGGGFHIVDIREPKNPQFAGCFADFDTRRGYTHDAQCVLYHGPDAEHRGKEICIGSNEDKITLVDMSDKAQPRVIANAGYPNAAYTHQGWLTEDHRYFLLDDELDERQGGGAGTRTLIWDLTDLDDPLLLTEYIASQPSIDHNQYVRGHYAFQANYTSGLRILDLHDITAPREVAFFDTYAPDDGISFRGAWSVYPFFPSGTLVVSSIGEGLFALRSPVVAEPVEVPDGPVRMEVYPNPSGGAVTVAFVLADTQHVEVAVFDAAGRRVATLHRGVLPAGVRHRFAFDGQGLAGGAYLVRIEGAHFAETRPFARVR, from the coding sequence ATGACTTCCCCCCTCTTCCGTCTGGCAGTGGGCGCCGTGCTCTGCTGCCTGAGCGTGCCCGCCGGTGCACAGATCCTCAGCCGCCCGGATTACGATGCGGCGGCCCGGGCCAAAGGCGCCACCCTGCAGGCGGTCACCGGGGCGGAGGTGCGTTGCGCCGGCGGCGTTGCGGCCGGCTTTCCGTGCAGCGAGGTCAACCTGCTCAGCTTTTTGCCCATCGCCGACCTCGGCGGGCAGGCCGGGGTCAACCTGAACGACATCTGGGGCTGGACCGACCCGGCGAGCGGGCGCGAGTTCGCCCTCGTCGGCCGCACGGACGGGACGGCGTTCGTCGAGGTCACGGACCCCGTCAACCCCGTTTATCTCGGGTCCCTGCCCCTGCACGCGGGAGCACGGCCGAGCGTCTGGCGCGACATCAAGGTGTATGCGGGCCACGCCTATGTCGTGGCCGACGGGGCGGGTGCGCATGGCCTGCAGGTCTTCGACCTGAGCCGCCTGCTGGCGGTCGAGAACCCGCCCGTCACCTTCACCGAGGATGCCCACTACGACGGCTTCGGCAGCGCGCACAACCTCGTCATCAACGAGGCAACCGGCTTTGCCTATGCCGTCGGCCTCAGCTTCGGCGGCGCGACGTGCGGCGGCGGCTTTCACATCGTCGACATCCGCGAGCCGAAGAACCCGCAGTTCGCCGGCTGCTTCGCCGACTTCGACACCCGGCGCGGCTACACGCACGACGCGCAGTGCGTCCTCTACCACGGGCCGGACGCCGAGCATCGGGGCAAAGAGATCTGCATCGGCTCGAACGAAGACAAGATCACCCTGGTCGATATGAGCGACAAGGCGCAGCCCCGCGTCATCGCCAACGCCGGCTATCCGAACGCGGCCTACACGCACCAGGGCTGGCTCACCGAAGACCACCGCTACTTTCTCCTCGACGACGAGCTGGACGAGCGGCAGGGCGGGGGCGCAGGCACGCGCACCCTCATCTGGGACCTGACCGACCTCGACGACCCCCTGCTTCTCACCGAATACATCGCATCGCAGCCCTCCATCGACCACAACCAGTACGTCCGGGGGCACTATGCTTTTCAGGCCAACTACACCAGCGGCCTGCGCATCCTCGATCTCCACGATATCACGGCACCCCGGGAGGTGGCCTTCTTTGACACGTATGCCCCGGACGACGGGATCAGCTTTCGCGGAGCCTGGAGCGTCTATCCCTTCTTCCCGAGCGGTACGCTCGTCGTCAGCAGCATCGGGGAGGGCTTGTTCGCGCTGCGGTCGCCGGTGGTGGCCGAGCCGGTGGAAGTGCCGGACGGGCCGGTGCGGATGGAGGTCTACCCGAACCCGTCCGGCGGGGCCGTCACCGTGGCGTTCGTGCTGGCGGATACGCAGCACGTCGAGGTGGCCGTCTTCGATGCGGCCGGGCGCCGGGTGGCGACGCTGCATCGCGGGGTGCTTCCGGCGGGGGTGCGGCACCGTTTCGCGTTCGACGGGCAGGGGCTTGCCGGCGGGGCCTACCTCGTCCGGATCGAGGGGGCGCATTTCGCCGAGACGCGTCCCTTCGCGCGTGTCCGGTAG
- a CDS encoding YqaA family protein — MTWLRRLYDWVLHWAETPHGATALFALAFTESMFFPVPPDVLLIALALGNRNKALWFALICSVASLLGGMAGYALGHFLWLAGDGFTPVAHFFFNHIPGFDPALYHRLGEQFEAWGFVIIFTAGFTPIPYKVFTISAGAFDVSFPLFVLASAVSRTARFLLVAGLIWRFGAPIRAFIDRYFNLLAIAFTALLIGGFVLVKYVL, encoded by the coding sequence ATGACCTGGCTACGACGCCTCTACGACTGGGTACTCCACTGGGCCGAGACGCCCCACGGCGCGACAGCCCTCTTTGCGCTGGCCTTCACGGAGTCGATGTTCTTCCCCGTGCCGCCCGACGTGCTCCTGATCGCGCTGGCGCTGGGCAACCGCAACAAAGCCCTCTGGTTCGCCCTGATCTGCAGCGTGGCCTCCCTCCTGGGCGGCATGGCCGGCTACGCCCTCGGCCACTTCCTCTGGCTCGCCGGCGACGGCTTCACCCCGGTGGCCCACTTCTTCTTCAACCACATCCCGGGCTTCGACCCCGCACTCTACCACCGCCTCGGCGAGCAGTTCGAAGCCTGGGGGTTCGTCATCATCTTCACCGCCGGCTTCACGCCGATCCCCTACAAGGTCTTCACCATCAGCGCCGGCGCCTTCGACGTCAGCTTTCCGCTCTTCGTGCTCGCCTCGGCCGTCAGCCGCACGGCCCGCTTCCTCCTCGTGGCCGGGCTCATCTGGCGCTTCGGCGCACCCATCCGGGCTTTCATCGACCGCTACTTCAACCTGCTCGCCATCGCCTTTACGGCGTTGCTCATCGGTGGGTTCGTGCTGGTGAAGTACGTGCTCTGA
- a CDS encoding tetratricopeptide repeat protein, protein MSMFDFEFEDFEDFPGETRLEELVASFEAQGENAYFDSDTLEDIASYYFEEGRFEDALRVIDRLLEMYPFSSDGWMRRGILLNNLGRHEEALEAYERALTLNPVDTETLINRGITLDSLDRGEEALEAYDAALEIDPLNDEALFNRGVALERMNRLEEAVEAFNRCAERNPEHPEVWYELGYCYDRLGEDERSIACYDRHLEVDPYSHDAWYNRGIVLNRLGRYEEAVSSYDMAILICEDFASAYYNRGNALANLGALPEAIESYLRVIELEGGDTATFYNIALAYEELKHYDKAIEYFQRALEEDDTYAEAWYGLGCCYDALEHYEEALTYFNRAIVLSPDTPEYWYAKADCAYNLGRLSEALSAYRTVVRLAPDNREAWLDYAETLFEARRAEEALEAYGRALRLKPDWAGVYFQQAKALFALGRSEESIRSLKMAFCLDPKKKEEFRQIYPELYRDARIRRLLDLDS, encoded by the coding sequence ATGAGCATGTTCGACTTCGAATTCGAGGATTTCGAAGACTTTCCGGGGGAGACGCGACTCGAGGAGCTGGTCGCCTCGTTCGAAGCGCAGGGCGAGAACGCATATTTCGACTCCGACACGCTGGAAGACATCGCCTCCTACTATTTCGAAGAAGGGCGCTTCGAGGATGCGCTGCGGGTCATCGACCGGTTGCTCGAGATGTACCCCTTTTCGTCCGACGGCTGGATGCGGCGGGGGATCCTGCTGAACAACCTCGGCCGGCATGAGGAAGCCCTCGAAGCCTATGAACGTGCCCTGACGCTCAACCCCGTCGACACCGAGACGCTGATCAACCGGGGCATCACGCTGGACAGCCTCGACCGGGGCGAGGAGGCCCTCGAAGCCTACGACGCCGCGCTCGAGATCGACCCCCTCAACGACGAAGCCCTCTTCAACCGGGGCGTGGCCCTCGAGCGCATGAACCGCCTCGAGGAAGCGGTCGAGGCCTTCAACCGGTGCGCCGAGCGGAACCCCGAACACCCGGAGGTCTGGTACGAGCTCGGCTATTGCTACGACCGCCTGGGCGAGGACGAGCGCAGCATCGCCTGCTACGACCGGCACCTGGAGGTGGACCCCTACTCGCACGACGCCTGGTACAACCGCGGCATCGTGCTCAACCGCCTCGGCCGCTACGAGGAAGCCGTCTCGTCCTACGACATGGCGATCCTCATCTGTGAGGACTTCGCCTCGGCCTACTACAACCGCGGCAACGCGCTGGCCAACCTCGGCGCCCTCCCCGAGGCCATCGAGAGCTACCTGCGCGTCATCGAGCTGGAAGGCGGCGACACGGCCACCTTCTATAACATCGCCCTCGCCTATGAGGAGCTGAAACACTACGACAAGGCGATCGAGTACTTCCAGCGGGCCCTCGAAGAGGATGACACCTATGCCGAGGCCTGGTACGGGCTGGGGTGCTGCTACGATGCCCTCGAACACTACGAGGAAGCCCTCACGTACTTCAACCGCGCCATCGTCCTCAGCCCGGACACCCCCGAATACTGGTACGCCAAGGCCGACTGCGCCTACAACCTGGGCCGCCTCAGCGAAGCCCTCTCCGCCTACCGCACCGTCGTGCGCCTGGCACCGGACAACCGCGAGGCCTGGCTCGACTACGCCGAAACCCTCTTCGAAGCCCGGCGCGCCGAGGAGGCCCTCGAAGCCTACGGCCGCGCCCTCCGCCTCAAACCGGACTGGGCCGGCGTCTACTTCCAGCAGGCCAAAGCCCTCTTCGCCCTCGGCCGCTCGGAAGAAAGCATCCGCTCGCTCAAGATGGCCTTCTGCCTCGATCCCAAAAAGAAGGAAGAGTTTCGCCAGATCTACCCGGAACTCTACCGGGATGCCCGCATCCGCCGCCTCCTCGACCTCGACTCCTGA
- the tmk gene encoding dTMP kinase: MLVSFEGIDGSGKSTQARLLAARLEAAGIPVLLVREPGGTALSERVRALLLDPALHIVPFAELLLFSAARAQLVAERIRPALEAGQVVLCDRFYDSSTAYQGGGHRVESLAWLRDFHARVTGGLRPDRTYLLDVPPAVARRRRSDRGTDRMEAAGEAFFERVATTYARLAEDEPERFLHLDGTRPPEAVHAQIWADLLPRLADRRGTPVSGSGSPG, translated from the coding sequence ATGCTGGTTTCGTTCGAAGGGATCGACGGGAGCGGGAAGAGCACGCAGGCGCGCTTGCTGGCTGCCCGCCTGGAGGCGGCGGGGATCCCGGTGTTGCTGGTCCGGGAGCCGGGGGGCACGGCCCTCTCGGAACGGGTGCGGGCCCTGTTGCTCGATCCGGCGCTTCACATCGTCCCGTTTGCCGAGCTGCTGCTTTTCTCCGCCGCCCGGGCGCAACTGGTGGCCGAGCGCATCCGGCCGGCGCTGGAGGCCGGGCAGGTGGTCCTCTGCGACCGGTTCTACGACTCGAGCACGGCCTATCAGGGCGGCGGGCACCGCGTCGAAAGCCTGGCCTGGCTCCGGGATTTCCATGCCCGGGTGACCGGCGGGCTGCGCCCGGACCGCACCTACCTCCTCGACGTGCCGCCCGCCGTGGCCCGTCGCCGCCGGAGCGACCGCGGCACCGACCGCATGGAGGCCGCCGGTGAAGCGTTTTTCGAACGGGTGGCGACCACCTATGCCCGGCTCGCCGAGGACGAACCCGAACGCTTCCTGCACCTCGACGGTACCCGCCCGCCCGAGGCCGTTCACGCGCAGATCTGGGCGGATCTGCTGCCCCGCCTTGCGGACCGGCGCGGAACACCCGTATCCGGAAGCGGTTCACCGGGTTAA
- a CDS encoding Fur family transcriptional regulator, translating to MPALPQQKIDEVRRLFSAYLKEHNQRQTPERFAILDEVYASDDHFDADELYLRLKQKGIRVSRATVYNTLDLLIDCNLVVRHQFGSKQAKYERAYSYWQHDHLICLDCNELFEFCDPRIQSIQEMVAEIFGFEITHHSLHMYGHCRREACPNRPVEAA from the coding sequence ATGCCCGCTTTGCCGCAGCAAAAGATCGACGAAGTACGACGCCTCTTCAGCGCTTATCTCAAAGAGCACAACCAGCGCCAGACGCCGGAGCGCTTCGCCATCCTGGATGAGGTCTATGCCTCGGACGACCACTTCGACGCCGACGAGCTCTACCTGCGCCTCAAGCAAAAGGGGATCCGGGTCAGTCGGGCCACCGTCTACAACACGCTCGACCTGTTGATCGATTGCAACCTGGTGGTGCGGCACCAGTTCGGCAGCAAGCAGGCCAAGTACGAGCGGGCCTACAGCTACTGGCAGCATGACCACCTCATCTGCCTGGATTGCAACGAACTGTTCGAGTTTTGCGACCCCCGCATCCAGAGCATACAGGAGATGGTCGCCGAAATCTTCGGGTTCGAGATCACCCATCACTCGCTGCACATGTACGGCCATTGCCGGCGGGAGGCCTGCCCGAACCGCCCGGTCGAGGCGGCCTGA
- a CDS encoding PASTA domain-containing protein has product MKIPPALRRTGQFARDLFTNPYFLGGLAGLILTGGLVYLLVDAWLMPAYTRQDVAVVVPDVRYYPVDEAERILARHELQVEHEVQRFNPNVEPDVVVDQQPPPNTPVKPGRRVYLTINSGTVPTVQVPGVEGLSLREARNRMMAAGLPVKEVRPDSIPSPAPNTVTRQQPPPGELVPQGTGVILWYSTGLGQAYVAVPDVTGQTIEEARQHLLAYRLRSVVLGTTDSTGVLVEKQSPAPGTRVREGFEVRLFVQEE; this is encoded by the coding sequence ATGAAGATCCCTCCCGCACTCCGGCGCACCGGGCAGTTTGCCCGCGACCTGTTCACGAATCCCTACTTCCTGGGCGGGCTGGCCGGGCTGATCCTGACCGGCGGGCTCGTCTACCTGCTCGTAGACGCCTGGCTGATGCCGGCCTATACCCGCCAGGACGTGGCCGTCGTGGTGCCGGACGTGCGCTACTACCCGGTCGACGAGGCGGAACGCATCCTGGCCCGGCACGAACTGCAGGTGGAGCACGAGGTGCAACGCTTCAACCCGAACGTGGAGCCGGACGTGGTCGTCGACCAGCAACCGCCGCCCAACACGCCGGTGAAGCCGGGCCGCCGCGTCTACCTGACGATCAACAGCGGAACGGTACCGACCGTGCAGGTCCCCGGTGTGGAGGGCCTCTCCCTGCGGGAAGCACGCAACCGCATGATGGCAGCCGGCCTCCCGGTGAAAGAGGTACGCCCGGACTCGATCCCGTCGCCGGCCCCGAACACCGTGACGCGGCAGCAGCCGCCTCCCGGCGAGCTCGTGCCGCAGGGCACCGGCGTCATCCTCTGGTACAGCACAGGGCTGGGACAGGCCTACGTGGCCGTACCCGACGTGACCGGCCAGACCATCGAAGAGGCCCGGCAGCACCTGCTCGCGTATCGCCTGCGCTCGGTGGTGCTGGGGACGACGGACAGCACCGGCGTGCTCGTCGAGAAGCAGAGCCCGGCGCCGGGCACACGGGTACGGGAAGGATTCGAGGTGCGCCTGTTCGTGCAAGAAGAGTAG